From the genome of Halostella litorea:
TCGGTGAAGCGGACGGTCGGCGAGGCCGGGTCCTCCACCGCCTCGCATCGCTTCCCCGTCCGGACCGGAGCGTCCAGCGCATCCCGGAGGATCTCCAGGAGTGCGGCCCGGCGGACCGCGACGAACCCGTAACCGAACGCCTCGCGCTCGACGTTCCCGAGGTCGAACGCCTGCAACAGTCGGCCGTCCGGGGAGCGGATCTCGGTGTCGGAGAGGGCCATTCCGGCCTCGCGGATCCGGGCGGCGACGCCGATCGATTCGAGGGCCAACAGCGCGTTCGTCTGCAGGAGGATGCCGGCCCCGACGGGCCGGTACTCCGGCGCGGCTTCGTACACGGCGACGTCGAAGCCGCGTTGCTCCAGCGCCACCGCGGTCGTCAGCCCACAGATCCCGCCGCCGACGACGGCTATCCGGGGGCTGTCGTCGCGTCGACTCATGCGTCACGATACGACCGGCGTCCGCTCGAACTCGCTGCAGTCCATACGCGGTTCTTTATACGTTCGGCGTCCGTCTCCCCGCCGATGCGCTACCTCACGGTTCGGTCCACGGCGGACGGCGCGGCGCTGCACCCGCTCGGGCGGGAACTGCGGGACGCACCCGGCTTCTCGCGCGAGGCGATCCACCACGCCGAACTGCTCGACGACGGCACCGTACTGATGCTCGCCGAGGGGAGCGGCGACTCCACCCGCTACGAGTCGGTCATGCGCGAGTCCCCGCACGTGGTGGAGTTCATGGTCTCCGGCGACGAGCGCTGGATCGCGGTCAGCCAGTTCGAGTCGTCCGCGGCGACAGAGCGGATCATGGCGGAGGCGGCCCGCCCGGGTGTCGTCGTCGATACGCCGATCGACATCGACCCCGACGGGGCGCTCCGGATCACGTACCTCGGCGGCGAGTCGGCGCTCCAGGACCTGTACAGGTCGATGACGGGCGACGACCCGGTCCGCGTCGAGGTGCTCGAAACGGGGTCGTACACGCCGGACCAGAACTCCCTCACGCGGCTTCTCACCGACCGACAGCGGGAGGTGCTCGACGCCGCGGTCGAGGCGGGATACTACCGCACACCGAGGGCGGGGACCCACGAGGACGTCGCCGCCGCCCTCGACCTCGCCCCGACGACGGTGGGCGAGCACCTGCGGAAGGTCGAGGAACGGGTGTTTACCGCGATCGCTCGCTGAGCGCCGCGTGCGGCGACGGACGCGGCGAGTCGCTACGCCGGGACGGCCGGTCGGGACACTGCCATCACCCACTCGTCGGGCGCTTGCCGGCGGACGTCGTAGCGTTCGAACGCGTCCTCGGGCGACTCCGCCCCGCCCACGACGTCCGCAAGCATCGCCGCCAGCGGCGACGGGTCGTGATCGTTGACGAGGTAGAACGTCTCGCCCGGGGAGAGCGCCTTGAACTCCTCGATCGCCTGCTCGTGGCGCACCTGCGGCGGGAGGCCGCGGATGTCCAGCGCGTGGTCCGGCACCGCCACGTCGCCGGTCTCCTCGACGCGGGAAAGCACCTGCCCGGCGAGCGCGGCGAACTCGTCGGGGACGGGGCCGTCCATCCCGCGGACGCGCTCGTCGAACGGCAGGTCCGCGAGGACGGGCGCGTCGAGTTCCGCCTCGACGTCCGCGTCCGGGAACAGGTCGTGCTCCCGGCCGCAGTCGCAGGTGAACCCGCGCATGTTGACCACCGTCCCGAGCACGGGGACGGCGTTCTCCTCGAACAGCGTCGCGCTCCGGCCGGTGTCGCCGACGGCGGTCGGGTACGGCGTGGTGACCAGCACCGCGCCGTCGACCGGCAGGCCCTGGAGCGTCGTCAGGACGATGTCGCCCGTGCCCGGCGGGAGGTCGACCACGAGCACGTCCAGGTCGCCCCAGGCGGCGTCCTCGAACAGTTCGGTCACGGCCTCGTGGGCCATCGCCCCGCGCCAGGCCAGCGGCGCGTCGTTGGCGATCAGCCCGACGCTCATCGCGGCGATGCCGTCGGCCTCGATCGGCTCGGCGTCGCCCTCGTCGTTGGCCGTCACCGGCCCCTCCAAGTCGAGCAGTTCGGGCACGTTCGGGCCGTAGAGGTCGGCGTCGAACAGCCCCACGTCGCGCTCCCCGTCGGCGGCGAGCGCGCGGGCGAGCTGGGTCGACACGGTCGTCTTCCCGACGCCGCCCTTCGCGCTGGCGACGGCGATCACCGTGTCGATGCCCTCGGGGCGCTCGACGCCGTCGGCCCCGTCGTCCGGGGTGTCGCCCTCGACCTGCGCCCGCTCGACGCCGGGCGTCGACAGCGCCTCGCGCCGGAGCGCCTCGGTCACGTCCTCCGCCGTCTCCGCGTCGAACCCGGCGAGGTCGACGGTGATCGTCGCGACGCCCTCCGCGACCGACACGTCCGTCACCAGCCCGGACTCGACTACGCTCGTGCCCAGGTCCGGGTCCTCG
Proteins encoded in this window:
- a CDS encoding helix-turn-helix domain-containing protein, whose amino-acid sequence is MRYLTVRSTADGAALHPLGRELRDAPGFSREAIHHAELLDDGTVLMLAEGSGDSTRYESVMRESPHVVEFMVSGDERWIAVSQFESSAATERIMAEAARPGVVVDTPIDIDPDGALRITYLGGESALQDLYRSMTGDDPVRVEVLETGSYTPDQNSLTRLLTDRQREVLDAAVEAGYYRTPRAGTHEDVAAALDLAPTTVGEHLRKVEERVFTAIAR
- a CDS encoding P-loop NTPase, which translates into the protein MTGHDTDDDRSNDARGTDGRPADAPGDAAERVREAVAAVEDPDLGTSVVESGLVTDVSVAEGVATITVDLAGFDAETAEDVTEALRREALSTPGVERAQVEGDTPDDGADGVERPEGIDTVIAVASAKGGVGKTTVSTQLARALAADGERDVGLFDADLYGPNVPELLDLEGPVTANDEGDAEPIEADGIAAMSVGLIANDAPLAWRGAMAHEAVTELFEDAAWGDLDVLVVDLPPGTGDIVLTTLQGLPVDGAVLVTTPYPTAVGDTGRSATLFEENAVPVLGTVVNMRGFTCDCGREHDLFPDADVEAELDAPVLADLPFDERVRGMDGPVPDEFAALAGQVLSRVEETGDVAVPDHALDIRGLPPQVRHEQAIEEFKALSPGETFYLVNDHDPSPLAAMLADVVGGAESPEDAFERYDVRRQAPDEWVMAVSRPAVPA